CTGTGGTGATTACTGACAGACAGACTGGGAAATCCAGAGGCTATGGATTCGTAAGTATTTACAATGAATAttagtagctttttttttttttttttttttacaatcgcttatacaaacaaaaaaaaaaaaaactaagctgcATGGACTGAAATGCGAAAGCAGGGTCATTTTATGTGCGGAGATCGCAAAATAAGTTTTCGACTATTTGAGGCCAAATAAACTATTAAAGAAGTTAAAAGTAAAAAGCTAAAGACAGTAAAAACCCCAAACAAACGCGGCGAAGAGGTGGCTTTGTAAACCGCGACATAATGAAGGATCGAAAGTACACAACCCCTGTATATGCGTAAATAAAATGGAAACATATTTAGGTTggaatacatacataaacaacTATATTAAGGTCATTAATTTGAATAAAAtagcacaaataaataaaaagagaagcTGAACATCAGAAAGGGGTAGTCGGTAACAAGGTAAAGATACGAGTCCATGCCAACGTAGTTGTCAACAATGCGGAGGGGTACAGTACTTGTCTGTCTTGTTTTTGTGCAATATCATGTCTTGGGGACTTTataaacaggtttgtttttttttctagaaaaaaatggattgttggcaaaattaattttaatttaaaaagtgcaCTTGAGTTGCATTAAAATAAGgaatagttgttgttgttctttacCGAAACCAAAGACTGTTGTGCGTTGATATACTGCAGAGACAAAATAAAACCATCTTGCCGCTTTTTTGACTCGACTGTAAACCTCAGGCATTACAATGTGTATGTATTGCTCTAGCGAACTTGGTTCtaataaaatgtttgtatttttgagGTCACCATGGCTGACAGGGCAGCTGCAGAAAGGGCCTGTAAGGATCCCAATCCCATCATAGATGGCAGGAAAGCCAATGTAAACCTTGCGTACCTGGGAGCAAAGCCGAGAGTAATGCAACCAGGTgaggggaacaaaaaaaaaaagaaaaaatagttttttgtttgaCAACCGGGGGAGTAAGATTACACTACAATGACCCTGACTCCATGGTTTGCTTTGCAATAACATAATATCTTTGAACAGGTGCATTAGTAATGAGTATAGAAATACTGTCATTTTTAGAGCAGGTATAGCTTCTGTTTGTGATTTCTGTACCTAGACAGGTGAACGTTTTGAATTTTTACATTGCATGCAAAAGTCGACTTGCATGTTTCACAGTGACTGTAATCCTGTAAGGGGGAATGTGTTGGTTATTGAACTGTTTTCACATTGCTTACAAATGCCATTGcaattaatttatataaatggCCTACTGTAGTTAATTGGGTTCTGGTACCTTTCATCATCAGGTTTTGCCTTCGGAGTTCAGCAAATCCACCCTGCATTCATACAGAGGCCTTATGGGTATGTCATTCTCCTTGAAACTAAATACACTCAATGTGcagctttattaataatattatgtagttctgtacagtatatcatgtaGTTCTGTCTGTGGAAACACATCGCTGTACTACTATTAACCCTTAGGTATTTTCTATTTTCCTTCCAgataacttcatttttttttccaatgttgtattttgagtttaaaaaaaggctaCAAAAGAAGCAAAGACATGTTTTGATCGAGTCAAGTGTGTTTTTAGTACCTACCAGTCTGCTAAAAATAAGAACCTAGTCACTGTCTATCAAACAAGGTGTGTTGTATACAAGACCTCTGtgtccctttttttatttttttattttttccctccCCCTAAGCTTgactcaattttatttatttctttctgatCTGACAGGGTCGTTTACAGTAAGCTAACTGGTGTCATGAGAAGGATATGATGATATGAGGTGGAATAGTTCTGTTCTGAGTTGAGCAGAGCTTAAACTGTAACCAGTagactcaaacacacacaaacaagctaAAATGGTGATTAACAATGCATGTATgttaattttgttgttttaaatagtCAATAGAgctgtgtgtgctttttttatttattttttattttttaccgtaATGAAGTGGTGTTGATAGCTAAactgtgtgcttttatttaatgaaaaaaaagctGTAGTGAGGATTTGGTGTTTTTCCTTGTGTTGAGGAGTGTTGACTTTGCCATGGGGAGCAAAGGGTCTTTCATGCTTTCATGCTGTAGcctgtggttttcttttttttttgttaacaaaatacatttttgttggaGTGAGTGCGTGCAACATTTCTGTGTGAATTTTATGACAAATCAACTCGTTGCTTGCATGTTGCGGTTTTCTCTTTCCATTTGTTGgtgttggttttgtttctttcaaTTAACTACATGCTTCCAACTCTCTACCTCCTTAGAAGGGCTGTTTCCCTTCACAAGCCTcactgtattattttgtttaactgcTTAAGTATGCTTCTTTAAATCCCTGTATGGTAGACTTTTAAGAACACAATGCTGCAGTGAAGAGATAGCTCTGTTGTTTATCAGGCACGGTTATGAGGTGTAAAACCGCTAGAATAGGCCGTCAATTCCAGCACCCCAGCTGTGTTCAGTCCCACACTGATGTTTAGCCTTAAATATACAACCAACTTTTCTGTACCGAATACTGCAGTCCAGCAGACCAATTTGACAACTGTTAGTCTAGATTTGGAGCAGGATTACTGTAATTGAGGAAATGGGGAACTGCAAATATTACTGAACAAGGCAGTCAggaacaaatacaatatatactatCGGGGGAAGGCTGTTAACACCTAAtttaggttttaaaaatgtagttttgcCTCCCACCTCAAGCTCGTTTGGCAAATGATAGCTTTTGACAAAAGCCTTGGTAAATAATGTATGAGACTTTTATCCAGGTGGAAAATAACAGGTGGGCTCAAagcctttttaaaatgtcagaaTCATTATTTCATTGTGCTCTGGAGTCCATtcaacccattaaaaaaaaaaactgcaaacaaaaaacgCATCTACAACTGAGCCCTAAAGACTGTGCACCTGTTTAGGCTAGCCTGGTCTGAATTAGTTTTGCAGACTCTTCAGGCAAAATCGGGTTTATATTCTGTGACTGTTGAAGTGTAATTTACTTCAGTGACGTTGCTGACTATTTTATCATCGCACCTAACAAACAAGTTCCAGTGCCTGATTTGTATACTTCCTTGTCTTGCTTCTCTACTTATTGGTCCACAAAGAGACAGTATATAATatgccatgttttaaaagtacTAGAAAAACAGCCACAGCCCGCAGCTGTTCCgaaaacaaaggaacagacaAAGAACAAGATGTGAACACGAGGGGTTTAAAAGACGGCACAGAAGGGGTTAATGACAGACAGAATTCTGACACTTACAGACCTTATCTTGTGGAGGGGAACTTGTTCCCTTTGACCTTATACAGCCATTGGATGACACGGCAACAAAAATAGCCCTGCTGCAGCCCTTGCTGTCAATCAGTGGGTGTGTAAAGAAAAGATGCCAGGGAGTGCACTGAGTTCCAGTGTAAGTTAGGCTGACAGATAAGGTTGCACACCCCGACACCTGTTCCTCAAGCTCCCAGAGGTTGAACACAGTCtgtccccatttttttttttttttaattttcaattcttttaatttaatttcttttttaaccaCCTCAAAGAGGGCGGGGTAAATCGGGACACCTGCATCCATCCATCTTACACTCCCGATCAGTGAATACAATACCGTCTAAACCAATATAAATCCAACATTTTatacttttgtttaaaaacaaaatgctgcaAAGCAGTATTTTTGTTGGCCAATAAATGTTTTTAGggtaactttttttgttttacagattagCAACATGTACCGCAGAGTAagacaataattttaaaaagcaccaaAATAGAATATACATTGTTCCTGActcttttaatgtaattttttttaatgttttatatatacaagAACTGTATACCTCTTTTGCAAgtacagtaatgtgttttttttttcctattgaaTAGAACATTagaataataacacaaaaaaatcaatcaaCATGATTATGTACTGTTGCTATTTTGGGATTTGTAATATGTTTTAGTAGAATTTCCAGTTGaagtaaataacaataaaataaaaaaaaatacttacttgCTTTTAAACCTGATACAAGAAGTTGAAGAACACCACAAATACATGCACTTTAATAAGACAGAAGTGTATCATGCAATTCACAGGTGTACGTATGTTTCCTCGAGTCTAGCATGCTTTGACTTATTAGACTTTGTATTCTCCCTATTTGTCTACTGAAGTCTCTCTTTAACCCTCTTTTGCATGTAAGCTGAGACAAGCAATCGAGACACAGAGGGCCTGCAATATAAACCTAGGTTTGACCGGAATGTCCTTGTGACCTTTTAGTGGGGTGTGATGCACACATACTGAGATTCACTGCTGTGTTTTTAATAGCATTTGTGTAGCTGCCACAGGAGCCACTTTAAACAAACACGAGTGAGAGCTgcactggagtttttttttttttttaaagagtgatTCTGCTGTGTTTATGACACTTGTGGACTTTGTTTTGAAATCCTTTTGTCgcctgccttttttatttttattataattttttttaataagggtgACTGGGGTTGTGGAGATTTGATTATATAATTGAGTGCTGAGTCTGCATAGCAAACTAAATAGGGTTGCCATAATAGACTTTGAATAACTTGGAAAAAATCTGCAGTATCAATGATGGTTCAAAGTCTATTTTTGTATTTGCAATCagtggcattattatttatttatgatgtCAGTACGAAATAGgtagtttttaaaaacagtatcaTTCTAAATAAGTGGAGCCATACTTTTTATGTCGGTCTAGTTCCCAAAagcttatttttcttgttttcgaGACTTCATAACAGTGTAGAGGAGAGCGAGCCATTTCTGAAAATGGTCCATCTATCAAAATGGCTAATGCCAAAGTTCTTTCATCCCTCAGTTTTAATGCAGCATGCATTGCAACAAGAAAAATGCGACCTGAAATATCTGCAGCATGAAATGCTAATAAAATGcagcccacttttttttttctttcttttctctatAAGGACTCTAAGTAAAATATGAAGAGGCAATGTCCAGTTGTTTTACTATTTCATAGTCCCCTATTGTGGCAACCCTATGTCCCTAATAACAACTAGATGGAGttttcttggtgttttttttgttttgttttgtttttttttttgtattgaatggagcatttgaaacattttggtgttttttttattaattttttaatttttttcctcaCTGCTAACGCATGTTGTTCTGCCCCACAGGATCCCAGCTCACTATGTCTATCCTCAGGCATTTATGCAGCCGGGAGTCATGATCCCacatgtgcagcaaactgcagCCACAGCAGCAGCCACCTCTCCGTACATCGACTACACTGGAGCCGCATACGCACAGTATTCCGCAGCCGCCACTGCTGCAGCCGCCGCAGCTTATGAACAGTACCCCTATGCAGCTTCCCCGGCCGCAgcaggctatgtcactgctgcCGGCTACGGCTACGCGGTCCAGCAGCCTCTCGCCGCCACTGCCCCTGGCTCAGCTGCAGCAGCGGCCGCAGCCTTCGGCCAGTACCAGCCTCAGCAGCTGCAGACAGACCGCATGCAATAACAGAACATTGGATGAGACaggaaaacaaaataatgatacagaattataaatattatattccATGGCCTTACAACTTGCAGTGATGATAAAGCAAAACTGTATGAAATAACAGCTGactgttattttttgtttattttattatttaaagagaaaAAGCGGTGTTTAAAAGCAAAATATCTTAATCCCACTgtcttttttataaatacagtaatgaTCTAGAATTGTTATGACTGTTAGAAGTCTCACCAtgttatacatgtatacataatGAGACTGGAGGCcctgtgtctttaaaaaaaaaaaaaatgagggctTTTAAGTACAGTCTACACAAGTGCATCTACCTTTTCTGGTTATCAGGGAAATGCAGTATTTTCCAGCACTTAACAACTCTGTTTTCAAAAGTGCAAATCAGGGAATGATAGAagtaaggaaaaaaacaaaaaactgtagcTGTGTCAGAACTACCTTTCAACTTCCAAATGCTGAATATCCTTTCTGACTTTCACTTTGACCTATGCaaaggtttattattataattattattattattattattattattattattattattattattttctttgagggcaaaaacaatattttgatATCTTTTAAGGGCATCGAACAATTTAAGGCACACAGCcattcagatatatatatatatttttttttaaatggacaggCACCAAAGTTGTTTTCTTTCCTCATCTCTGCATGAGTGCAACTCTGGATCCGGTGATGCGGGGAAAAATGGGTGCAACAGCTGTCTGGACAATCAGTAGCACAGACAGCTCTGGAAAGAACGCATCACTTGTGCTTGTTTGATGAGCTATCGCATTTTTAATCCCTCTCCCCGTCCTTTTGGGAAACTTTAACTGCTGGTGTCAGCTATTCCAATTCTGAAATAGGATCAGCCCTTGACGACATCAGACCTTCTCTTTCTATTTATTGCACCTGTCCATGGCTCTGAATGAAATAcagggaaaatgtgaaacttaACCCTTTAAAACCTGCTATTTTGGTCAACATGAACAGCAGACACCTTTtgcatgttttgtatattttcttgTAATGATTGGTACAACAACGCGATTGAAATGAATGTCTACCTGCCAATATGAAATATCTTATGCAAATCGTGCTTTGTTCAAAAAAGCAACACTGTAGTTTTAAGGGTTTAATATTAATATGTGGCTCTTACTGTGCCTTATAATATTTGTAATGctatttaagaaaaagaaaatatttattttgaaagtttGACTTGCGCACTAAAGAAGGGAACTTTAGGTGCGGTATTGTATACATTTAATATTATGTATTCATCTCATGACATATAAGTTATTAAGTAGGTTTTAGTTATAGAATATTAATGAACATATTCAACCAAAAATGTTGACTAGGGTTTATTTAAGATATGATACAAATCTGTATGTGCACTGTATAATGATATATTTTAGAATATGACATTAAATATTTACTGGTTTAATGCCTTTTCTATGAAAGATATTTTAAATGCAGGCCTGTTACCTAGAAAATACTCCTTAGAAATGTTAAGCTATGATAATTACGTTTGCTAGGAAGGAGAAAAAGGCAAAAGCTGCTTGTATATTAGAATGTATTGTCCTGTAAAGCTTTAATACTTGTGCTTTTAATTGTTGAGATCTTCATCAAATGGACTATTTTACACTGTTGGGAATTTTTTTTACTTGAACAATTTCTTACAAGGGAAAACATgacaaaaaaataagctttttaaGGAAACTTTTCAACGTCACTGGATTATGTAAAGTATTTGGGGGGAAAAGCCAGTGTTATACAATTTAAATGCAACAGTCCTGTTGGTATTAAATTTATGATTTCAGATCTTATATACTATTTACACTTACTTagaaaatttaataaaaaaatataatacaaacccagatattgttgtatttattcagaaaaaaatgacataaaTAACAGCTATTTTCTCTCCCTGAAATGCATGCAAAGTGAAAAAATACGGCATTTAAACACTAACAGGACAATAACAGTCAATTGAACCCAGTATCCAAATAAAAGCTATCATTTGCTTTTCTGTACAAAGGCCAACAACTGTATGTCCTTAAACCATATGAATTAGATCCAGATAAATGTTTGGGCTGCACTTGTAAAATAACTTACCACAGTCAGATTACAATTGCCCTCATCTAAAACCAAATGTTATATTTCTTTCATGGCATCGGGGATGGTTCCTCTGGCTCCTGCTGCTATTTCATTTCATACAATGTAAGCTTTTGATCTGCTGTGAACTGCGAGACAGTTGACCCAACGCAGACAGTTATCAGCTATGTACCCTATATACAGCTGTGTTCAGCTGTGTACCCGTACAGTCCAGTCTGCATTACTATCAAAGTCGTTTTGGTAGTTGAAAATCTCACTCTTGCATCCTACATACAGTCCAGATGGTGATTTACTTAACTTCTTTTTAGAATAAAATCACTGAAATTCAGATTTCTGGAATTCTTGCCCCCCTGCATAAAGAAGAACGGCtgatctgtttatttttaatatataaattaaaccaTAAATCTACTGTAAATGTTACTGCAGAAAAGACAACAAACCAAAGCAAGACAAATTAATGTATGTAACCTTTACTGAGTCTTAAATTACCTACAACATTTCACCATATTAATTGATACAGATTTCAGTTGTTGCATATACATACATGTACTGCATTATTTGTCTATTTCGATGCTTCACTCATGCATTTGTTCTGGATAAATGAACTAATAATGCATGCTTTTTaatttcctaacaaaaacatcaggtttaaaaaataaataaataaataaattgtcccTTGAAGGTATCTACACAGCCAGTTTTATATTCAAGTGACAGCTAACAAGCAGTCTGTCGCCAGTGGTACAAGAATGATCTTTTTTACTTCTGCTTGGAGAAGCCTTTATTAttccatttctgtttttaaacccTGAACCCTTGTTTGAACCTAACAAGGCAGATTTACTGTGTACCCTATAGCAGTTATCACTAACAGTAAATACATTTGTTGGGAGGTTGAAATCAGCAGTCCTTGCTTAAGTAAGACAGAATGTGTGTGTATGAAAGGCAATCAGAAAGCATGAAGGAATGTGCTTTAAATGCACTATTAAAAATGATTTCCTTAATTAGCCTTAATGGAGAAAGTaacttacattttgttttaaagctcTGCAGGCAGAAGACACTGCCAACGTAAATGCCATTAAAGGTCATCTTTCCAGCATGTTTCATCTTGCAATTGTtagcacacaaaacacaaaacagatcccctcaaacacacatacacagaagcCTTGATAACTTCCTGAAAACCATCTAAAAGAGTGTGAAAATGCACATGCATTACTAAAACCAACTGTTTTTAGCAGGTTGGGTTTCAAAACCATTTCTTGAACAGAACTGTTCAGTTTCCCATGTTACATGCTGTTTTTGAGTTAAGAATCTACTGGAATGGGGAACAGGCCTCCAAAATACGTTTATACTGATGTATGTGGGAAAGGAGGACTGACATGGGAAGTTCATGAGGATTCTAGATACTGCAGTACTTTTGTCCTAAAATCGTCATAGTGagctttactttttttctttacaaaatgcTGCCACATTGTGcaaaaatttattttttcaaacgtttgcaaaaaaaaaataaaaaaaaaatctcagaagAGGAAAGccatgctgttttaaaaatatatttgatatCTCAATGTCAATTTCTGAAAGTATGAATACAATGAATTAAGAGTCAGCCAGAAGGTCAAAGCTCAGCATATAAGGTTCAGCAACTTTGGTTTTTTTAATATGTCTTTCCATTCAAAGCACTTGTATGGATTTTGACATAGAGATGATTCACATTGCTAATACTAATAGTTATTTGAAGTAGGATTCAAAGGCTGCAAGGGGTCAATATGAAGGTAAAAGGTCAAACAAATAcgtaaaaaaatgaattttgtgTAAATTATGAACATATTATACTATGTTAGATGGACCAACTCATTCCATTCATAATTAAGCAGTCAGTCATTCTGCAACTGAATTAATAACATATTCGTTAATTAGTGATGAAACCAATGATCCTGGTGAGCCTAGTCATATGAACCAGACCAGGAGAGAAAATAACCTTAATGGGTGCAAACCAAGGGTTAAGTGGCCTCTGAGAAAATGACTTGAACTCATATTTACTGGTCTTGCTCGGCTATTGATTAGTTCATTTACGTTAAGGTTATTAGAGTTTTTAAGAACTAAAACAAGGGGAGAATATTAATAACCCAGTGCCTTCTAATGAATAAGAAATGCCAAACAGCAGGTGACTGAGACGTGCTGTCCTATTTCTGCCTGTGTAACAGAATACGCTCAGCTGAGCTGTCTTGCTCCATGACACAGCATTCCAAACTTTCCACATTACATCAGACATTGAGTGTGACCAGACAGATTACCAATACCCAGGaatatttttaaattactgaCTGCATGACAAGTACAGCATTTGTATGCAGAGCTATCAAACTACTTCTTTGTGAATCCCAGTTGGGCTGCTATATAACAGTGGTGGCAGCAGGAGCAGCTCGACAGTCAGAATTGATTAAAGGGGCAATACAATTCTAATCTCTCCTGCTAGAATTGAATGGAAGACAGTGTTTAAGCACAATTAATTAAATTGCATAAATAGAAGCTAAATAGATTACATGCGGATGGTAAAGGCTAGGTGGAGTAAACATGTCCTATTTAGCAGGATCATCTCCTAAAACACAATAATCTCTGTTATCTCTTTAAACAATGATAGAAAAATCCAGAATGTGAGTGGGAAAAAATCTTTCTAGGAAAAGCTGGGTACCCTCTTTCATTGATTCAGGGGTGGCCTAGATAATGATATGGGTTGACACAGACTGATAAGATTAAATTAGCCTGATAACAATAAATGCCCCTATCAGGGAAACACTACTGAAAGTTGGAATGGTCTGGCCCCCTGGGTATTGAAATAGCATTATGTCACAGGGTGAAGTGTCCAAATtctagaaagggggggggggggggggttgacctagaagtttacttgtttatttattctgTGTTATGAATTGTAACAGCTAATTATCCCCAATACTATTCATTTTAAGTGGTGAAAAatctgtaatgtttattttaactacataaaataataattcaccatTGTTACGAAAAATAAAATGTCCTTGAACAATAAAAACATACAGGCCAAATTAAGTTgaacatataaatacaaatatttaaaaagtgcacattcattatttattattatttatttatttggcagacgccttaatccaaggagacttacaggtgttacagggcagtaccgGGTTgtaatgcaagattaatatttaaatactgtgtagtttacagtaagtgcaaataatactactaaaatacaatatgaactacgATGCAACAAGTAAGGTTACATCTACAATTAtatattagcagtgcaatagtgcattagctgagggtcCAGTAACATGGTGCGTAGGTCAGGCAAGTCTGCACagaggaggggtagatcaagagctctacaagtgcagtctaaccAGGTAGGTTTTGAGGAGGTGGctgaaggcagtgagagacggagcagtcctgaagttctccagtagctagttccaccac
The Acipenser ruthenus chromosome 3, fAciRut3.2 maternal haplotype, whole genome shotgun sequence genome window above contains:
- the rbm24a gene encoding RNA-binding protein 24 isoform X1; amino-acid sequence: MHTTQKDTTYTKIFVGGLPYHTTDSSLRKYFEVFGEIEEAVVITDRQTGKSRGYGFVTMADRAAAERACKDPNPIIDGRKANVNLAYLGAKPRVMQPGFAFGVQQIHPAFIQRPYGIPAHYVYPQAFMQPGVMIPHVQQTAATAAATSPYIDYTGAAYAQYSAAATAAAAAAYEQYPYAASPAAAGYVTAAGYGYAVQQPLAATAPGSAAAAAAAFGQYQPQQLQTDRMQ
- the rbm24a gene encoding RNA-binding protein 24 isoform X2; translated protein: MHTTQKDTTYTKIFVGGLPYHTTDSSLRKYFEVFGEIEEAVVITDRQTGKSRGYGFVLPSEFSKSTLHSYRGLMAETSNRDTEGLQYKPRIPAHYVYPQAFMQPGVMIPHVQQTAATAAATSPYIDYTGAAYAQYSAAATAAAAAAYEQYPYAASPAAAGYVTAAGYGYAVQQPLAATAPGSAAAAAAAFGQYQPQQLQTDRMQ